The Flammeovirgaceae bacterium genome contains a region encoding:
- a CDS encoding YdcF family protein — MFFFLSKTLGYLVMPLVLISLLFLLSAFLPTQQWRKRLFWIAFGLLYFFSNEFIANEIMQRWEVPPTPYAQMTGSYRYGIILTGVTSNDAALTDRVFFEHGADRVVHAVDLYKRGLVRKLIVSGGTGRLITKSRKEADEIARALVLMGVPADSLIIENKSRNTYESAVNVMRMVSADTTGGIVLITSGFHMRRSLACFRKAGLHVTPFSTDFYTHPRYYTPDVLFIPKVDALLIWSKLVKEWTGFAAYWMAGYL, encoded by the coding sequence ATGTTCTTTTTTCTCTCCAAAACATTGGGCTATCTGGTTATGCCGCTGGTGCTGATAAGCCTGTTGTTTCTTCTATCAGCTTTCCTGCCGACACAGCAGTGGCGCAAGCGGCTTTTTTGGATCGCTTTCGGATTACTGTACTTTTTTTCCAATGAATTTATTGCCAATGAAATTATGCAACGGTGGGAGGTACCCCCAACCCCGTATGCGCAGATGACCGGCAGCTATAGGTATGGTATCATTTTAACCGGAGTAACCAGCAACGATGCAGCTTTAACCGATCGCGTTTTTTTTGAGCACGGTGCCGACCGGGTAGTGCATGCGGTTGATTTGTATAAGCGCGGCCTTGTACGGAAGCTTATTGTTTCAGGTGGTACCGGCCGCTTAATTACTAAAAGCCGCAAAGAGGCCGATGAGATTGCCAGGGCATTGGTATTGATGGGTGTGCCAGCCGACAGCCTTATTATTGAAAATAAATCGCGAAACACATACGAGTCGGCTGTAAATGTTATGCGGATGGTGTCTGCTGATACGACCGGTGGTATCGTACTGATCACCTCGGGCTTTCATATGCGCAGGTCGCTGGCCTGTTTTCGCAAAGCCGGCCTCCATGTTACTCCCTTTTCAACGGATTTTTACACCCACCCCCGTTACTATACTCCGGATGTATTGTTCATTCCGAAGGTTGACGCCCTGCTGATTTGGAGTAAACTAGTTAAAGAGTGGACTGGCTTTGCGGCCTATTGGATGGCCGGTTATTTATAA
- a CDS encoding response regulator — MVNVTLLIDDSDIDLFIQRRFLEVYHFSRTLISYKSADDALSWLGSLTNGFPDVIFLDLNMPKTDGFAFLEKFSGLPETMTAKSKIIILTSSNSKADVERAMVNKNVVHFITKPIKQSDIEELKAKFTSL, encoded by the coding sequence ATGGTTAATGTTACTCTGCTAATTGACGACAGCGATATAGACCTGTTTATCCAGCGGAGGTTCCTGGAAGTATACCATTTCAGCCGAACACTAATTAGCTACAAATCGGCAGATGACGCATTAAGCTGGCTTGGTTCACTAACCAACGGATTTCCTGATGTAATTTTTTTGGATTTGAATATGCCTAAAACGGATGGTTTTGCCTTTCTCGAAAAGTTTTCCGGCTTACCTGAAACCATGACAGCAAAATCAAAAATCATCATCCTCACCAGTTCGAACAGCAAAGCCGATGTAGAGAGGGCCATGGTTAATAAAAATGTTGTTCACTTTATCACCAAGCCCATCAAACAATCGGATATTGAAGAACTCAAAGCAAAGTTTACCTCTTTGTAA
- a CDS encoding TonB-dependent receptor, which translates to MEKFYKRSWALSLLMILGYTTTFAQTTVSGKVKDETGTPMPGVNIIVKGTTDGTVTDANGDYTLSTSKTPPFTLRFSFIGYRGLEVEVTGATSGIDVSMESDPLGLDEIVVIGQGQRAEFMKAPVTAYRVGSLDIRNVPAPDFYESVSYQPGVQMTAGSLNFQAMNTRGFATIANTRFVQLVDGMDTSAPILNFPTGNLVGISELDAESMDLLPGASSALYGPNAFNGIILMNSKSPFEYQGLSVTAKGGVTRSDAQGEANPMYNFGLRYAKAFNNKFAFKINFSMADATDWKGNDYRTHRPDPENPVSQTSLPYFDGLNLYGDETVINTGIPGFSPLTRTGFREEDLVDNYDASSMKYDAALHYRFNPNLELSYAYRFGGGNTVYQGSEKYAIRDFTQQFHKVELRGKNFFIRGYNTRTDAGNSYNMSALGAFVNEAFRTSATGPSGGWVQDYVLAYSGAIPTVTPGDHAAARTFADRFMLNATPEQIQDTINAVRNRFFQRTPPGAKFIDNSRLYHAEFNYRFDDMITWAEVQIGGNFRRYDLFSDATVYNEDPDGDGNASRITIDEYGAYLQMAKEFGKLKLTGSIRHDKNQNFDGLWTPRLSAVFSASENSFFRASFQTGFRNPDTQAQYIYFPTGSGILLGSTKDNAEPYGVHNGGAYTESSWLAYRASGGSIDGATGTLIGGNQSLLETADIPYIKPEKLQTIEVGYKGSFNKSLLVDAYAFYNTYKNFLGDQLVYSKLPTTHKGNTVPAGTLWSPYVNSPESITSLGAGLNLSYSFLKGYVAMANYTFQNYDANEEEFIAGFNTPENKIMVGLSNRNINNTGFGFNLNFRWQESFMWNSGFGNWIVPEYGVFDAMLSYQITSMKAILKLGGTNLLGGDYRPNFGSSFVGQQYYLSITFDELFK; encoded by the coding sequence ATGGAGAAGTTTTACAAACGTTCGTGGGCTCTATCACTACTGATGATACTGGGCTATACGACAACTTTTGCTCAAACCACTGTTTCCGGCAAGGTGAAAGACGAAACCGGAACACCTATGCCAGGTGTAAACATCATCGTTAAAGGCACAACCGATGGAACCGTAACGGATGCCAATGGTGATTATACGTTAAGCACCAGCAAAACTCCGCCTTTTACCCTTCGATTTTCCTTTATCGGATACCGGGGCTTGGAGGTGGAGGTTACCGGTGCCACATCAGGTATTGATGTTTCTATGGAATCAGACCCACTAGGCCTTGATGAGATTGTGGTAATCGGCCAGGGCCAGCGGGCTGAGTTTATGAAAGCGCCCGTAACAGCCTACCGTGTCGGGTCGCTGGATATCCGCAACGTACCTGCCCCTGACTTTTATGAATCCGTTTCCTATCAGCCGGGTGTTCAGATGACTGCCGGCAGCTTAAACTTCCAGGCCATGAATACTCGTGGCTTCGCTACCATTGCCAACACACGGTTCGTTCAGTTGGTTGATGGAATGGATACCTCCGCACCCATTCTCAATTTCCCCACCGGTAACCTTGTAGGTATCAGTGAACTGGATGCAGAAAGCATGGACTTACTACCCGGGGCTTCCTCTGCTTTGTACGGACCTAACGCCTTTAACGGCATCATTCTGATGAACAGCAAATCGCCTTTTGAGTACCAAGGGCTTAGCGTAACAGCAAAAGGTGGCGTAACCCGTTCGGATGCACAAGGCGAGGCCAACCCGATGTACAACTTCGGCCTCCGGTATGCCAAAGCCTTTAATAACAAATTCGCTTTTAAAATTAACTTCTCGATGGCTGATGCAACCGACTGGAAAGGAAATGACTACCGCACCCACCGGCCCGATCCGGAAAATCCGGTAAGTCAAACCAGTCTGCCGTACTTTGACGGTCTTAACCTATACGGAGATGAAACCGTGATTAACACAGGAATTCCTGGCTTTTCTCCGCTTACGCGTACCGGCTTCAGGGAAGAAGATCTTGTTGATAACTATGATGCCAGCAGTATGAAGTATGATGCTGCTTTGCATTACCGATTCAATCCTAACCTTGAGCTTAGCTACGCTTATCGTTTTGGTGGAGGTAATACCGTTTACCAGGGTAGTGAAAAATACGCCATTCGTGACTTTACTCAGCAGTTTCACAAAGTAGAACTTAGGGGCAAGAATTTCTTTATTCGCGGTTACAATACACGTACCGATGCAGGAAACTCGTATAACATGAGTGCACTTGGTGCTTTTGTAAATGAGGCTTTCCGTACTTCAGCAACGGGTCCATCAGGCGGTTGGGTACAAGATTATGTATTGGCATACAGTGGTGCAATCCCAACGGTTACACCGGGCGATCATGCTGCAGCAAGGACATTTGCCGACAGGTTTATGTTAAACGCTACTCCTGAACAGATTCAGGATACCATTAATGCTGTACGCAACCGATTCTTTCAGCGCACTCCTCCAGGCGCCAAATTCATTGACAACTCCAGGCTCTACCATGCCGAGTTTAACTACCGGTTTGACGATATGATTACATGGGCCGAAGTGCAGATTGGCGGTAACTTCAGAAGGTATGATCTTTTCTCTGATGCCACAGTGTATAATGAGGATCCGGATGGGGACGGTAATGCATCGCGTATTACCATTGACGAGTATGGCGCATACCTGCAAATGGCGAAAGAATTCGGTAAACTAAAACTTACCGGTTCAATCCGTCATGATAAAAACCAGAACTTTGACGGCTTGTGGACACCCCGGCTTTCAGCCGTATTCTCAGCCAGCGAAAACAGTTTCTTCCGGGCTTCGTTCCAAACCGGTTTTCGTAACCCCGACACGCAAGCTCAGTACATTTACTTCCCTACAGGGTCAGGCATCCTGCTGGGAAGCACCAAGGACAATGCCGAACCGTACGGTGTACACAATGGAGGAGCCTACACCGAAAGCTCATGGCTCGCCTACAGAGCCTCAGGTGGTAGTATTGACGGTGCAACCGGAACACTTATCGGAGGTAATCAATCGCTTTTAGAAACCGCTGACATCCCGTACATTAAACCAGAGAAACTGCAAACCATTGAAGTTGGTTATAAAGGTTCCTTCAACAAAAGCCTGCTGGTAGATGCCTATGCATTTTACAATACCTACAAAAATTTTCTTGGCGACCAACTGGTGTATAGCAAACTGCCCACTACCCATAAAGGAAATACGGTGCCAGCAGGTACGCTGTGGTCCCCGTATGTGAACTCACCCGAATCCATTACCTCACTGGGTGCGGGTCTTAACCTGAGTTATTCCTTCCTGAAAGGCTATGTGGCCATGGCCAACTATACCTTTCAGAACTACGATGCCAACGAAGAAGAATTTATTGCCGGCTTTAACACACCCGAAAACAAAATTATGGTTGGCCTCAGTAACCGGAATATCAATAACACAGGTTTTGGATTTAACCTGAACTTCCGCTGGCAGGAATCCTTCATGTGGAACTCGGGTTTTGGGAACTGGATTGTTCCTGAATATGGAGTTTTTGATGCGATGCTGAGCTACCAGATCACCTCCATGAAGGCCATACTAAAACTGGGTGGCACCAACCTGCTGGGTGGCGACTACCGGCCGAACTTTGGTAGCAGTTTTGTAGGGCAGCAATACTACCTGTCGATAACCTTTGATGAACTTTTTAAATAG
- a CDS encoding ATP-binding cassette domain-containing protein: MSEVVLNAILKLFAVVARQDEVTRQEREQIRAFLAEHVSISKLDHYLIRFDEYSREVSSQDQQRDIQTIQKICAGLNLEITQKQKVIITLELIRIVLADEMITTREKDLLKVIGSEFKISEADIQAALLFVLGKDATLLESDSILIISSASAPSSGQSKRISRKSLNGFIAVLYFRNVELYFVKYIGNSDVYLNGVPIKPGFISVLAVGSTLRWEKDDPVYYGEILNAFKKFSESGRISFEAKNITFKFKNGKLGLRQVNLAEQSGNLVALMGASGAGKSTLLYVLNGTEKPSEGQVLINGIDIHKEPEKIEGVIGFVPQDDLLIEDLTVYENLYYAAKLCFNDKEEESIHFLVMKTLEDLGLAEIKDLKVGSPLRKTISGGQRKRLNIGLELLREPAVLFCDEPTSGLSSRDSENIIDLLKELSLKGKLVFAVIHQPSSDIFKKFDRLLILDTGGYQIYYGNPVDAIVYFKKSIDLVSSDEGECYACGNVNPEQIFNIIETKIINEYGHFTNERKITPEQWSRIYKNSAKLPPIETAHEPIKSSLQIPGRLKQTLLFSMRDLKAKLHNRQYMIINLLEAPLLAFILAFIVRYYNVDDKLLSGYVFAKNLNLPAYLFMSVIVALFMGLTVSAEEIIRDRKILKREAFLHLSRSSYLLSKISILFTLSAIQTLTFVVVGNYILEIRGMLPEHWMILFTVSCFANVLGLNISSAFNSAVTIYILIPLLIIPQLILSGVVVKFDKLNPVIGNTATVPFVGDLMASRWAFEAAMVTQFKDNRYEKKFYLYDKIMAESDYKKVYYLPELETRLQYCLNNLKAIDRDVIAKVMRDLDLIRNELRKEALFVNTSQDMVWTDNITLKHFDSLTYVRASEFLVSLRRFYIRLYNKADDEKEKLVASMTDSPEKEREYELFRERYRNEAIAEFVKNLSETHRIIEKDGKLIQKIYPIYKDPEPEHIVDFDAQFYMPAKHFLNRNVSTLIFNTGVIWSMTLVLAITLYFDVLRRIIDGIGNLSNPLYKK; this comes from the coding sequence ATGAGTGAAGTTGTACTGAATGCTATCCTTAAATTGTTTGCCGTTGTTGCCCGTCAGGATGAAGTCACCCGACAGGAGCGTGAGCAAATTCGTGCATTTCTTGCCGAGCATGTCAGCATAAGCAAACTCGACCATTATCTTATCCGCTTTGATGAATACTCGCGCGAGGTAAGTTCTCAGGATCAGCAGCGCGACATTCAAACCATACAGAAAATATGTGCTGGTCTTAACCTGGAGATTACGCAAAAGCAAAAGGTTATCATTACTCTTGAACTTATCCGAATTGTACTGGCCGATGAAATGATTACTACCCGTGAAAAGGATTTGCTGAAGGTTATTGGCAGCGAGTTTAAAATAAGTGAAGCTGATATTCAGGCGGCACTCCTGTTTGTTCTAGGTAAAGATGCCACTTTATTGGAAAGTGATTCCATCCTCATCATCAGTAGTGCATCAGCTCCATCATCAGGCCAAAGCAAACGGATTAGCCGTAAAAGTCTTAACGGGTTCATTGCCGTGCTCTATTTCCGAAATGTCGAATTGTATTTTGTTAAGTACATCGGCAACTCTGATGTTTACCTTAACGGAGTTCCGATTAAGCCGGGATTTATTTCGGTACTGGCCGTTGGCAGTACCCTGCGGTGGGAAAAGGATGACCCCGTTTACTACGGTGAAATTTTGAATGCCTTTAAAAAATTCAGTGAGAGTGGCCGGATATCATTTGAGGCAAAAAATATCACTTTCAAGTTTAAAAATGGTAAACTCGGCTTGCGCCAGGTAAACCTGGCCGAACAATCCGGTAACCTTGTAGCATTGATGGGCGCCAGCGGTGCCGGCAAATCAACCCTGCTTTATGTTCTTAATGGCACGGAAAAACCAAGTGAAGGGCAGGTTTTAATAAACGGAATTGATATACATAAGGAGCCCGAAAAAATTGAGGGTGTTATTGGCTTTGTTCCGCAAGACGACCTGCTTATTGAGGACCTGACGGTTTATGAAAACCTTTATTATGCGGCTAAACTTTGTTTTAACGATAAGGAAGAGGAATCAATTCACTTCCTGGTGATGAAGACGTTGGAAGATCTAGGCCTGGCCGAAATTAAGGATTTAAAAGTCGGCTCACCCCTGCGAAAAACCATCAGTGGTGGGCAACGCAAACGCCTGAACATCGGGTTGGAATTGCTTCGCGAGCCTGCAGTACTTTTTTGTGATGAGCCCACCAGCGGGCTTTCTTCACGCGACTCGGAGAATATTATCGATTTACTCAAAGAACTTTCGTTAAAAGGAAAACTCGTTTTTGCCGTTATTCATCAGCCCTCTTCTGATATTTTCAAAAAGTTCGACCGGTTACTGATTCTCGACACGGGTGGTTACCAGATTTATTACGGAAATCCCGTTGATGCCATTGTTTATTTTAAAAAGAGTATCGACCTGGTAAGTAGTGATGAAGGCGAGTGCTACGCGTGCGGCAATGTTAACCCCGAGCAGATTTTTAATATTATTGAAACTAAAATTATTAACGAATACGGACACTTTACCAACGAGCGCAAAATAACCCCGGAGCAATGGAGCCGCATCTATAAAAATTCAGCTAAACTTCCTCCAATCGAAACCGCGCATGAACCCATTAAATCATCGCTGCAAATACCAGGCAGGCTTAAGCAAACCCTGCTTTTTTCCATGCGCGACCTGAAAGCCAAACTGCACAACCGGCAATACATGATTATTAATTTGCTGGAAGCACCGTTGCTTGCATTTATACTCGCCTTTATCGTTCGGTATTACAATGTTGACGACAAACTGCTGTCGGGATATGTTTTTGCCAAAAACCTCAACCTGCCCGCTTACCTGTTTATGAGTGTCATTGTAGCCCTGTTTATGGGCCTGACGGTGAGTGCTGAAGAAATTATTCGTGATCGTAAAATTCTTAAACGTGAAGCCTTTCTGCATTTAAGCCGCAGCAGTTATCTCCTTTCCAAAATTTCCATCCTGTTTACTTTATCGGCCATCCAAACACTCACGTTTGTGGTGGTGGGTAATTATATTCTTGAGATCCGCGGTATGCTACCTGAACATTGGATGATCCTGTTTACGGTATCGTGTTTTGCCAATGTACTCGGTTTAAATATTTCATCTGCGTTCAACTCGGCCGTTACTATTTACATTCTTATTCCGTTGTTGATAATACCTCAGCTTATTTTAAGCGGTGTGGTGGTAAAGTTTGATAAACTAAACCCGGTGATAGGTAACACGGCTACCGTACCGTTTGTTGGTGATTTGATGGCCTCGCGCTGGGCATTTGAGGCGGCCATGGTTACGCAGTTTAAGGATAACCGGTACGAGAAAAAATTTTACCTGTACGATAAAATCATGGCCGAGTCGGATTATAAAAAGGTGTACTACCTGCCCGAACTGGAAACCCGACTGCAGTATTGCCTGAATAACCTCAAAGCTATCGACCGTGATGTGATTGCCAAGGTTATGCGCGATCTGGATTTGATACGGAACGAATTGCGTAAAGAAGCTCTTTTTGTTAATACCTCACAAGACATGGTATGGACTGATAACATTACCCTGAAACATTTTGATTCGCTTACCTATGTCCGTGCATCTGAGTTTTTAGTAAGCCTGAGGCGATTCTATATAAGACTCTATAATAAAGCCGATGACGAGAAAGAAAAACTGGTGGCTTCGATGACTGACTCCCCAGAAAAGGAGCGTGAATACGAACTCTTTCGCGAAAGGTACCGTAACGAGGCCATAGCCGAATTTGTCAAGAACCTGTCGGAAACCCATCGGATTATCGAGAAAGACGGTAAACTCATCCAGAAAATTTACCCGATTTATAAAGACCCTGAACCTGAGCATATTGTTGATTTTGATGCCCAGTTTTACATGCCGGCTAAACATTTCCTTAACCGAAACGTTAGTACCTTGATTTTTAACACCGGGGTAATCTGGTCGATGACGCTGGTGCTGGCTATAACCCTGTATTTTGACGTTTTACGAAGAATTATTGATGGGATAGGAAATTTATCGAACCCGTTATATAAAAAATAA